CACGTGCCGCCCGGCGCGCTGCGCGACCGTCTGCTCCTGCGGCACCTGCGCCGTGACGTGCTCGCCCAGCTCGGGGCGCCGTTCCTGGCCGCGTGCGAGGCCCATCGGGAGAAGATCGCCGTCGAGGTCGCCGACATCTGCGCGCAATGGCTGACGCCGGGTGTGCGCGCCTGCCTCGACGGCGTGGACGCCGCCCGCGTCGCCGCGCTCGACGATCCCGACCGGCTCGTACGGCTCGCGCGCGTCGAGGCCGCGCCGCTGCGGCACCGGCTGACCGGCGTCGAGTGGCGGGGCGACGACCTGGTCATCGACGGGTGGGCCGGCCTCGCCGGCCTGGACGTCCCCTCGCAGGACGCCACCGTCGGCCTGGTGCTGCGCGAACGCCTGACCCGTGCGGAGCAGGTGCCCCTTGTGACGCGCGGCGCGACCGGAGCCGCCGGATCCTTCACCGCCGTGGTCGACGTGGCCGCACTGCCTTCGGGTGTGTGGGACGTCCACGTCGCCGTCGAGTGCGAGGGCGCGCGCAGGCTGGTCCGGCTCGGCTCGCGCCGCGACGACGGAGCCGGGGTTCCGGTCGCCCACCTGGTGGGCGGGGTCGTCGCGGTGCCCTTCCTGACCCGGTCCCAGGGTCACCTCGGCCTCGACGTCGGGGGTCACGTCGTGCGGGTCCCCGCGGCCGTACGGCTGACACGGGCGTGGTGGCGGGGCAGGCGGCTGCGGGTCGAGGGCCGGTCGAGGGTGGGCGACGAGGCCGCCGCCGGGGCCGTACGGCACCTGATCTGGCGCGAGCGGACGACGGGGCGGGAGCACCGCGAGCGGGCCGAGGCGTCCGGGCCGGAGCGGTTCGCGGCCGAGACGGCGGGCCTGCCGCCCGGCACCTGGGACGCCTATCTCGAACTCGACCTCGGCGGCCCTTCGGTGCGCTTTCCGGTCAAGGTCGCCGACGCGGACGCGCTCGACCGGCCGCTGCGGTGGTGGCGCGGCCCGCTGCCGTGGGACCCGGCGCCCCGGGACCCGCGGAGTCCGTCGCGGTGGATCCCCGCGCAATGGACCGTCCGGCCGTACGCCACGGCGGTCAACCGGCGGCTCAGCGTGTCGGTGCGCGTGGCCACGCCGTTCACCGTGGCCGGACGCATGGTCAGGGCCCTGCGGCACCGCTAATTGCGAATCATTTGCAACTACAACTCGGTGCTCTAAAGTGGGAGGGAATTCGCCCGTTTCGAAGGGGTTATAGCCGTGCACGTGCCCGATGGGTTCTTTGACGTCCCCGTGTCGGTCGGCGCCGGGGTCTTCGCCGCCGCAGGGGTGGCCGTGTGCCTGCGGGGCGCCAAACGGGAGCTCGACGACCGCACCGCCCCCATGGCGGGTCTGGTGGCCGCGTTCGTCTTCGCGGCGCAGATGCTCAACTTCCCCGTCGCGGCGGGCACCAGCGGCCATCTGCTCGGCGGGGCGCTGGCGGCGATACTCGTCGGGCCGTACACCGCCGTGTTGTGCGTCGCGGTCGTGCTGCTCGTCCAGGCGTTCTTCTTCGCCGACGGCGGGCTGACCGCGCTGGGTGTCAACATCACGCTGATGGCGATCGTGACCGCGGTCGTCGGGTGGGCGGTGTTCCGGCTGATCACCCGGGGCGGGCCGCGCGGGCGGGCGACGCTGGTGGCCGCGTCGTTCGTGGCGGCGCTGGTCTCCGTCCCGGCGGCGGCGCTCGTGTTCACGGTCATGTTCTGGCTCGGCGGCACCGCGCCGATCGAGCTGGGCTCGGTGGCCGCCGCGATGGGCGGCGTGCACCTGCTCATCGGGCTCGGCGAGGGCTTCATCACCGCGCTCACCGTGAGCAGCGTGCTGGCCGTCCGCCCCGATCTCGTGTACGGCGCGCGCGGGATGGCCAGGGCGCTGACGCTGCGCACCGCCGAGGGAGATGTCCAGGTGGGCCAGGCGGCCCCGGAGGCTCCCCCGGCCGGAGTCGGCCTGCGTCCCGTCCTGGTGGGCGGTGGCCTCGTGGCCGTGCTGCTGGCCGGTGTCTTCTCGTTCTACGCCTCGGGCGACCCCGACGGGCTGGAGAAGGTGGCGGCCGACAAGGGCCTGAGCGCGCAGGAGAAGCCGCACGCGGTGGAGAACGGCCCGCTGGCCGACTACGCCGTCAAGGGCGTGGAGGACCAGCGGCTGTCCGGCGGGCTGGCCGGGGTGGCGGGCGTCGGGCTGACGGTCGCGGCCGGGGGCGGCGTGTTCTACGTCATCCGCCGGCGCCGGCGCCTGACCGACGGGATGACCCCCGCGAACGCGCAGTGAGCGCACGCCGCCCGGGTGAGGACGCCGCGTGAGCGCCGAGCCCGGCAACTGCGACGAGCCCGATGAGCCGCCCGTGCGCGCCCGTGCCCGCCCTGGGCGCGGGCGGGCGGCGCGGGTCGGCGATGATGGCTCTGTGAGTGCGAAGTGAGCGCCGGGCACCATCACCCGATCTACCGGCCCGCCGACACGCCCGTCCACCGGCTGCCGCCCCAGTGCAAGCTGGCGGCGGTCGTCGCGTTTGCGGTGTCCGTGGTCGCCACCCCGCGCGAGCGTTTCTGGGCCTTCGCCGTCGACGCGCTGCTGCTGGCCGCCGTCGCGGCAGCCGCCCGGGTGCCGGCCGGCGTGATCGCGCGGCGCATGGTCATCGAGGTGCCGTTCGTGCTGTTCGCGCTGGCGATTCCGGTGATCGGCACGGGCGAGCGGGTGCAGGTGCTCGGTCTGTCGCTGAGCGCCCCGGGCCTGTGGGCCGCCTGGAACATCCTGGCCAAGGCCACGCTGGGCGTGGTCGCCTCGATCCTGCTGGCGGCCACGACCGAGCCCCGGATGATGCTGCTCGGCGCCGAGCGGCTGCGGCTGCCCCGGCTGCTCGTCCAGATCGCGACGTTCATGCTGCGCTACCTCGACGTGATCCTCGACCAGATGCGGCGCATGCGGATCGCCAGGGAGTCACGGGGATTCGTCGCGCGGGACCTCCGGCAGGCCCCCGTGCTGGCGAAGTCGGCGGGCGCCCTGTTCATCCGCTCGTACGAGCGGGGGGAGCGGGTCCATCTCGCCATGCTGAGCCGGGGCTACATGGGCGAGATGCCAACGATTAGGGATATATCGGCAACTGGGCGAGACTGGGCGATGGCGGGCATGCTTCCGTGTCTCGCCGCGGCGACGGCCCTACTGGCGTGGAGCACGACGTGACCTCCGGCAGCCCTTCTCTCACGGTGAGCAGGCTCGCGTACGCCTATCCCGACGGGACACAGGCGTTGTACGGCGTGGACCTGACGATCGAGCGGGGAGAGCGGGTCGCCCTGCTCGGCCCGAACGGCGCGGGCAAGACGACGCTCGTCATGCACCTCAACGGCATCCTCACGCCGGGGCACGGGACGGTGGAGGTGGCCGGGCTTCCCGTCCGCGCGGACACCCTGCGGGAGATCCGCCGCCGGGTCGGGCTGGTGTTCCAGGATCCGGACGACCAGCTGTTCATGCCGACCGTGCGGGAGGACGTCGCGTTCGGCCCGGCCAACCTCGGGCTGCGCGGCGCGGAGCTCAACCGCCGTGTGCGGGACGCGCTGGAGCGGGTCGGCATGCTGGAGGCGATCGACCGGCCGCCCCACCACCTGTCCTTCGGCCAGCGCCGCCGGGTGGCCGTGGCCACCGTGCTGGCGATGGAACCGGAGATCCTCGTCCTCGACGAGCCGTCGTCCAACCTCGACCCCGCGTCCCGCCATGAGCTGGCCGAGATCCTCAAGAGCCTGGACGTGACCGTGCTGATGGTCACCCACGACCTGCCGTACGCGCTGGAACTGTGCGAGCGTTCGCTCGTCATGTCCGAGGGGGTGATCGCGGCCGACGGGCCGACGAATGCCCTGCTCTCCGACGAGCGGTTGCTCACGGCGCACCGGCTCGAACTCCCTTACGGGTTCGCCGTCCCTGCTCAGCCGGGGTGATGGATAAGTAAAGTGGGCCGGAGCTGAGGAGGTCCCGACGATGAAGCTGCGGCTCGCGCGCCAATCGCTCTCCAATGCCGTCGTGGTGGCTGTGGAGGGGGAGCTCGACCTGTTCACGGCTCCGTTCCTGCGCGACGAGATCCGCGACGCCATCCGTGACGACGGCCCGACCCTCGTGCTCGACCTCGGCGAGCTGTCGTTCATGGACTCCAGCGGACTGAGCGTGCTCATCGAGGCATGGCGGCTGGCCACCAGCGAGGGCGGCACGGTGTCTCTCGCCTCGCCGCAGCCTCCGGTGGCCCGCATCCTGCGCACGACCGGCCTGGACCGGCGGATCAAGGTCTACCCCGACGTCGATACCGCGATTTTGCAGCACCCCGAGTAGAACTTCATTCGGTTCGCGCGTTAAGGTCCGGCTATGGATCTGAACGGAGCAGCAGCAATCATCTCGGGCGGTGCCAGCGGCCTCGGCGAGGCCTCGGCCCGCGAGCTGGCCCGCGTCGGCGCGACGGTGGTCGTGGCCGACCTCAACGCCGAGCGCGGCAAGGCGCTGGCCGACGAGATCGGCGGTGTGTTCGCCCACACCGACGTGTCCGACGAGGCGTCGGTGCAGGCCGCGGTCGAGGCGGCGGTCGCCACCGGCAAGCCGTTGCGCGCCGTGATCAGCAGCGCCGGCATCGGCTGGGCGCAGCGCACCGTCGGCCGGGACGGCTCCCCGCACGACCTGGCGTCCTACCGCAAGGTGATCGACGTCAACCTGATCGGCACCTTCAACCTCATGCGCATCGGCGCCGCGGCCATGGCCCAGACCGAGCCGGTCGACGAGGACGGCGCCCGCGGCGTCGTCATCAACACCGCGTCGGTCGCCGGCATCGAGGGCCAGACGGGCCAGGTGGCGTACTCGGCGTCGAAGGGCGGCATCATCGGCATGACCCTGCCCGCGGCCCGCGACCTCGCGGCGATCGGCGTCCGCGTGCTGACCATCGCGCCGGGCATCATCGACACCCCGATCTACGGGAAGATCGGCGACAAGAACGCCGAGGAGTTCAAGGCCAAGCTCATCGGGCCGGTGGCGTTCCCGAAGCGGCTCGGCAAGGCCTCCGAGTTCGGCCACCTGGTCCGCGCGCTGATCGAGAACGACTACATGAACGGCGAGGTCATCCGTTTCGACGGTGGCATCCGCTTCCAGCCCAAGTAAGCCGAGTGAGGTCAGGTGTCCGAGGTCAACTCCGGGCCGGCCGCTGAGCCGGACGAGGTACTCGTAGAGATCGTCGACGGCGGCGTGGCCGTCGTCACCATCAACCGGCCCAGGGCCAGGAACGCCGTGAACGGCGCCGTGGCGCGCGGAATCGCGGCCGCCCTGGACGAGCTGGACGACAGCCCCGACGTGTCCGCGATCGTCCTCACCGGGGCCGGCGGCACGTTCTCGGCCGGCATGGACCTGAAGGGCTTCCTCACCGGCGACATGCCGGTGGTCGAGGGCCGGGGCTTCGGCGGCATCACCGAGGCGCCGCCGAAGAAGCCGATCCTCGCCGCGGTCGAGGGGTACGCACTGGCCGGCGGCTTCGAGCTGGCGTTGTCCTGCGACATCATCGTCGCGTCCGAGGAGGCGAAGTTCGGCCTGCCGGAGCCCAAGCGCGGCCTGGTGGCCGGCGCGGGCGGGGTCATGCGGCTGCCGCGCCGCATCCCGTACCACATCGCCATGGAGATCGCCCTCACCGGCGACCACTACCCGGCGGCCCGGCTGTACGAGCTGGGGCTGGTCAACCGCATCACCTACCCCGGCGAGGCGCTCAACGGCGCGCTCGAACTGGCCCGCACGATCGCCGCGAACGCGCCGCTGGCGCTCGCCGCGACCAAGCGGGTCATCATCGAGTCGGCCGACTGGTCGCTCGACGAGATGTTCCGCAAGCAGGGCGAGATCGTGAGCCCGGTCTTCACGTCGAAGGACGCGATGGAGGGCGCCGCGGCCTTCGCCGAGAAGCGCGCTCCCGTCTGGAAGGGCGAATAGCCCTCAGCCGCAGATCCCGCTCGGGGCGCCCCCTCCAGGGGCGCCCCGAGCCGTGTCCGCCCCGCGGTGGGCGCATCTCCCCGGACTCCCGACAGCGCTGCCGCCGGCGGCTCCGCCGGGCGGGGACACCGGCGGCAGCGCACTCCCCGGTATGGCGGACCGGACATCCCCCGCGGTGATGACGCCCCGCTCGCTCCCTCGCGCCTAGTTTCTCGTGCTGATCACGAAGCACACGAGAAAGGTGACGACCATGCGGACAGGACGTGCCGGACGGGGAACGTGGATGGCGGTCGGTGCGGCGGCGGGGCTGCTCGTGGGC
This genomic window from Microbispora sp. ZYX-F-249 contains:
- the cbiQ gene encoding cobalt ECF transporter T component CbiQ: MSAGHHHPIYRPADTPVHRLPPQCKLAAVVAFAVSVVATPRERFWAFAVDALLLAAVAAAARVPAGVIARRMVIEVPFVLFALAIPVIGTGERVQVLGLSLSAPGLWAAWNILAKATLGVVASILLAATTEPRMMLLGAERLRLPRLLVQIATFMLRYLDVILDQMRRMRIARESRGFVARDLRQAPVLAKSAGALFIRSYERGERVHLAMLSRGYMGEMPTIRDISATGRDWAMAGMLPCLAAATALLAWSTT
- a CDS encoding energy-coupling factor ABC transporter ATP-binding protein; the encoded protein is MEHDVTSGSPSLTVSRLAYAYPDGTQALYGVDLTIERGERVALLGPNGAGKTTLVMHLNGILTPGHGTVEVAGLPVRADTLREIRRRVGLVFQDPDDQLFMPTVREDVAFGPANLGLRGAELNRRVRDALERVGMLEAIDRPPHHLSFGQRRRVAVATVLAMEPEILVLDEPSSNLDPASRHELAEILKSLDVTVLMVTHDLPYALELCERSLVMSEGVIAADGPTNALLSDERLLTAHRLELPYGFAVPAQPG
- a CDS encoding glycosyltransferase family 2 protein; translated protein: MDTGSGQRADRGIDVSVVVPAYNRRASLDRCLTSLLVQRIAKEIIVVDGGSRDGTPALLGLYAAHHPRLITVMRDAQPGTPGRARNRGLERAAGRYVFFCDAGDHLAPDALARLVATADRTGADVVVGRIAGARHGLRDSADKASLTAVYEDLSCFKLFRRDFLDRHAIRFDETHRRGEDMTFAVHAYCHARVISVVADRDCYHAEGGSEASARDPLGWLRVVRTPIEVMARHVPPGALRDRLLLRHLRRDVLAQLGAPFLAACEAHREKIAVEVADICAQWLTPGVRACLDGVDAARVAALDDPDRLVRLARVEAAPLRHRLTGVEWRGDDLVIDGWAGLAGLDVPSQDATVGLVLRERLTRAEQVPLVTRGATGAAGSFTAVVDVAALPSGVWDVHVAVECEGARRLVRLGSRRDDGAGVPVAHLVGGVVAVPFLTRSQGHLGLDVGGHVVRVPAAVRLTRAWWRGRRLRVEGRSRVGDEAAAGAVRHLIWRERTTGREHRERAEASGPERFAAETAGLPPGTWDAYLELDLGGPSVRFPVKVADADALDRPLRWWRGPLPWDPAPRDPRSPSRWIPAQWTVRPYATAVNRRLSVSVRVATPFTVAGRMVRALRHR
- a CDS encoding SDR family NAD(P)-dependent oxidoreductase: MDLNGAAAIISGGASGLGEASARELARVGATVVVADLNAERGKALADEIGGVFAHTDVSDEASVQAAVEAAVATGKPLRAVISSAGIGWAQRTVGRDGSPHDLASYRKVIDVNLIGTFNLMRIGAAAMAQTEPVDEDGARGVVINTASVAGIEGQTGQVAYSASKGGIIGMTLPAARDLAAIGVRVLTIAPGIIDTPIYGKIGDKNAEEFKAKLIGPVAFPKRLGKASEFGHLVRALIENDYMNGEVIRFDGGIRFQPK
- a CDS encoding STAS domain-containing protein, which translates into the protein MKLRLARQSLSNAVVVAVEGELDLFTAPFLRDEIRDAIRDDGPTLVLDLGELSFMDSSGLSVLIEAWRLATSEGGTVSLASPQPPVARILRTTGLDRRIKVYPDVDTAILQHPE
- a CDS encoding crotonase/enoyl-CoA hydratase family protein codes for the protein MSEVNSGPAAEPDEVLVEIVDGGVAVVTINRPRARNAVNGAVARGIAAALDELDDSPDVSAIVLTGAGGTFSAGMDLKGFLTGDMPVVEGRGFGGITEAPPKKPILAAVEGYALAGGFELALSCDIIVASEEAKFGLPEPKRGLVAGAGGVMRLPRRIPYHIAMEIALTGDHYPAARLYELGLVNRITYPGEALNGALELARTIAANAPLALAATKRVIIESADWSLDEMFRKQGEIVSPVFTSKDAMEGAAAFAEKRAPVWKGE
- a CDS encoding energy-coupling factor ABC transporter permease gives rise to the protein MHVPDGFFDVPVSVGAGVFAAAGVAVCLRGAKRELDDRTAPMAGLVAAFVFAAQMLNFPVAAGTSGHLLGGALAAILVGPYTAVLCVAVVLLVQAFFFADGGLTALGVNITLMAIVTAVVGWAVFRLITRGGPRGRATLVAASFVAALVSVPAAALVFTVMFWLGGTAPIELGSVAAAMGGVHLLIGLGEGFITALTVSSVLAVRPDLVYGARGMARALTLRTAEGDVQVGQAAPEAPPAGVGLRPVLVGGGLVAVLLAGVFSFYASGDPDGLEKVAADKGLSAQEKPHAVENGPLADYAVKGVEDQRLSGGLAGVAGVGLTVAAGGGVFYVIRRRRRLTDGMTPANAQ